A DNA window from Terriglobales bacterium contains the following coding sequences:
- the coaD gene encoding pantetheine-phosphate adenylyltransferase — MKKVIAIYPGSFDPLTNGHLDLIERGSKIFDELIVAILRNPEKAPLFSLSERREMLEAMTRPYRNVRVDIFSGLLVDYARRKKAQAVLRGIRAISDYEYELQMALMNRKLEPQLETVFMMPAEQYSYLSSRLVKEVFEHGGSVRGLVPRIVEERLQSKVNGTAPRLPRGRRRSRRG; from the coding sequence GTGAAAAAGGTCATCGCCATCTATCCCGGCTCGTTCGACCCGCTCACCAACGGCCATCTGGACCTGATCGAGCGCGGCAGCAAGATCTTCGACGAGCTCATCGTCGCCATCCTGCGCAATCCGGAAAAGGCTCCGCTGTTCTCGCTCAGCGAGCGCCGCGAGATGCTGGAAGCCATGACCCGCCCCTACCGCAACGTGCGCGTGGACATCTTCTCCGGCCTGCTGGTGGATTACGCGCGCCGCAAGAAGGCGCAGGCCGTGCTGCGCGGCATCCGCGCCATCAGCGACTACGAGTACGAACTGCAGATGGCGCTGATGAACCGCAAGCTCGAGCCGCAACTGGAAACCGTTTTCATGATGCCCGCCGAGCAATACTCTTATCTGAGCTCGCGCCTGGTGAAGGAAGTGTTCGAGCACGGCGGCTCGGTGCGCGGGCTGGTGCCGCGCATTGTCGAAGAGCGGCTGCAAAGCAAGGTGAACGGAACCGCGCCGCGGCTGCCCCGCGGCCGCAGGAGATCAAGGAGAGGATGA
- a CDS encoding pyridoxal phosphate-dependent aminotransferase, with amino-acid sequence MAATAPVKMQAQGKASPLTERIQRIEISATLAVVNEADKLRAAGADLVDFGAGEPHFTTPEHIKQACVRALEADYTRYTPVAGSAELRDAIIRRHAADFASEYRREECIASVGGKHALFNAIQVLVDHGDEVVLPVPYWVSFKDIIQYAGGRPVFVECDEERGFVLTAAMIERGVTPRTKAIILNSPSNPSGAVMREEDVRAIVELAHARGIYVLADECYVYLNFTGRRFSCGSVREAKDHLVILGSLSKTYAMTGWRLGYALAPAPIVSAMQKLQSQSTSNPTSIVQKAAVAALTGPQECVAEMLAGYIRLRDRVVAGLNGISGVRCVKPEGAFYAFPNISSFLGRGGVNSPTDLSGRLMREAGVVTVPGEAFGTREHIRVSYATSMAELDKGLERMKKFLTSL; translated from the coding sequence ATGGCGGCAACGGCTCCGGTGAAGATGCAGGCACAAGGCAAAGCCAGCCCTCTGACCGAGCGCATCCAGCGCATCGAGATCTCGGCCACCTTGGCGGTGGTGAACGAAGCAGACAAGCTGCGCGCCGCGGGCGCCGACCTGGTGGACTTCGGCGCCGGGGAGCCCCATTTCACCACCCCGGAGCACATCAAGCAGGCGTGCGTCCGCGCCCTCGAGGCCGATTACACCAGGTACACGCCGGTCGCCGGTTCGGCGGAGTTGCGTGACGCCATCATCCGCCGCCACGCTGCGGACTTCGCCTCGGAGTACCGCCGCGAAGAGTGCATCGCTTCCGTGGGCGGCAAGCACGCCCTGTTCAATGCCATCCAGGTGCTGGTGGACCACGGCGACGAGGTGGTTCTGCCCGTGCCCTACTGGGTCTCGTTCAAGGACATCATCCAGTACGCCGGCGGACGTCCGGTGTTCGTCGAGTGCGACGAGGAGCGCGGCTTCGTGCTCACGGCGGCCATGATCGAACGCGGCGTCACGCCGCGCACCAAGGCCATCATCCTCAACTCGCCTTCGAACCCGTCGGGCGCGGTCATGCGCGAGGAAGACGTGCGCGCCATCGTGGAGCTGGCCCACGCCCGCGGCATTTACGTGCTCGCCGATGAGTGCTACGTCTACCTGAACTTTACCGGGCGGCGCTTCTCCTGCGGCTCCGTCCGTGAAGCCAAGGATCATCTCGTCATTCTGGGTTCGCTGTCGAAGACCTATGCCATGACCGGCTGGCGCCTGGGTTATGCATTGGCGCCCGCCCCCATCGTCAGCGCGATGCAGAAGCTGCAGAGCCAGTCCACCTCCAACCCTACCTCCATCGTGCAGAAAGCCGCGGTGGCCGCGCTCACCGGGCCGCAGGAGTGCGTCGCGGAGATGCTGGCCGGCTACATCCGCTTGCGCGACCGTGTGGTGGCCGGCCTCAACGGCATTTCCGGTGTGCGTTGCGTCAAGCCCGAGGGCGCGTTCTACGCCTTTCCCAATATCTCGTCGTTCCTCGGACGCGGCGGCGTCAACTCGCCGACGGATCTCTCCGGCCGGCTCATGCGCGAGGCCGGCGTGGTCACCGTCCCCGGCGAAGCCTTCGGCACCCGTGAGCACATCCGCGTGTCGTACGCTACCTCTATGGCGGAACTCGACAAGGGCTTGGAGCGGATGAAGAAATTCCTGACCTCGCTATAA